The following coding sequences lie in one Fuerstiella sp. genomic window:
- a CDS encoding thioredoxin family protein, with protein MIPATKFESGLTYESFLTQFATDEQKTRWRTIHEQVSLTEEQRNLLSGFVRDMRVLVLAGAWCGDCVNQCPIFDHFATATDRIHIRYFDRDEHADLAQILSTCGAARVPSVLFLSEDHQICGRYGDRTLAKYREMAATQLGTACPSGIAAAETSLLRQVTQEWLNEFERIQLMLRLSGRLRKLHND; from the coding sequence ATGATTCCTGCCACAAAATTTGAATCCGGACTGACGTACGAGTCATTCCTCACCCAATTTGCGACAGACGAACAAAAGACGCGATGGCGCACAATTCACGAACAGGTCAGTCTCACAGAGGAGCAGCGAAACCTGCTGTCCGGTTTTGTCCGTGACATGCGGGTACTGGTTCTCGCCGGAGCCTGGTGCGGGGACTGTGTCAATCAATGTCCGATCTTCGACCATTTCGCAACAGCCACCGACAGAATTCACATTCGCTATTTCGACCGTGATGAACATGCTGATCTCGCTCAAATTCTTTCGACCTGCGGGGCCGCGCGTGTGCCTTCAGTATTGTTTTTAAGTGAAGATCACCAGATTTGCGGTCGTTACGGCGACCGAACACTGGCCAAATACCGGGAGATGGCGGCCACACAACTGGGAACCGCCTGCCCGTCAGGAATCGCCGCAGCAGAAACATCATTGTTGCGGCAGGTTACCCAGGAATGGCTGAATGAGTTTGAGCGGATTCAGCTGATGCTGCGATTGTCCGGACGTCTTCGAAAACTCCACAACGATTAA
- a CDS encoding SLC13 family permease translates to MEWLAVTVTLLVIVASIAGIMLYRFPADITLLGGLTLLLIYGVFDPVNGLSVEDGLKGFANPGVLTVAVLFVLADGLYRTGAFEWIGLQLLGVPKSRLSAQMRAMVPAAILSAFLNNTPVVALMMPIINDWSRKYRISVSHLFLPLSYAAILGGTCTLIGTSTTIVINNQLSRDMQLSMFELSIIGVPALVVGLGFIAAATQWLLPERRPAFTAMDDPREYTVEMIVQEGSPLVGKSIEAAGLRHLSGMYLMEINRNGTVIPAVGSETVLQARDQLVFVGIVTSVVDLQRIPGLEPAIDPLFQLDGPRSLRSLVEAVVSTSYPFLRMTVRDSEFRSHYNAAIIAVSRDGVRLTEKIGDIRLEPGDTILLEASDGFAKQQRNSRHFFLVSEVQDSSPVRHEYAWTARLLMFSFVLAASVLTRWLPGSTATLLAALLAALLMILFRCTRASEARRSIDWNVITVMAAGIGIGNAMDVCGADDFIIQQLTLVVGQNPYIMLTAVFVIASLLSNMITAKAAAIITLNIAQAASESLGTQFAPFAVTVIMGCAACFATPFGYQTNMMVYGPGAYRSSDYLRLGVPLTILVGLVTLLIAPVVWPF, encoded by the coding sequence ATGGAATGGCTGGCTGTTACTGTCACGCTGTTGGTCATTGTCGCTTCAATTGCCGGCATCATGCTGTACCGGTTCCCGGCAGACATCACTCTGCTGGGCGGCCTGACCCTGCTGCTGATTTATGGTGTGTTTGACCCGGTGAACGGACTGAGTGTCGAGGACGGATTGAAGGGGTTCGCAAACCCGGGCGTACTGACAGTCGCAGTTCTGTTTGTACTTGCTGACGGGCTGTACCGCACCGGTGCCTTTGAATGGATCGGACTACAGCTGTTGGGCGTGCCGAAAAGTCGGCTGTCAGCTCAGATGAGAGCTATGGTCCCTGCCGCAATCCTGAGTGCGTTTCTGAACAATACCCCCGTGGTGGCGCTGATGATGCCCATTATCAACGACTGGTCACGAAAATATCGCATCTCCGTCAGCCATTTGTTCCTGCCGCTAAGCTACGCGGCCATTCTGGGCGGCACCTGCACGTTGATTGGGACCAGCACTACGATCGTGATCAACAATCAACTGAGTCGGGACATGCAACTGTCAATGTTCGAACTGTCCATTATTGGAGTTCCCGCACTGGTTGTTGGTCTGGGATTCATCGCAGCCGCCACCCAATGGCTGCTGCCCGAACGCCGGCCTGCATTTACTGCGATGGACGACCCTCGTGAATACACGGTTGAAATGATTGTACAGGAAGGCAGTCCGCTGGTGGGCAAGTCGATTGAAGCTGCCGGTCTGCGTCATCTTTCCGGCATGTATCTGATGGAAATCAACCGAAACGGAACGGTGATTCCTGCGGTCGGTTCAGAAACGGTGCTGCAGGCCAGAGACCAGCTGGTCTTCGTTGGAATTGTCACATCTGTGGTAGACCTCCAGAGAATACCGGGGCTGGAACCTGCTATTGATCCACTGTTTCAACTGGACGGTCCGCGATCTCTGCGAAGTCTGGTGGAGGCTGTGGTCTCCACCAGCTATCCGTTCCTGCGGATGACAGTCCGGGATTCAGAATTTCGTTCTCACTACAATGCGGCCATTATCGCTGTCAGTCGTGACGGTGTTCGACTCACAGAAAAGATCGGCGATATTCGTCTGGAGCCAGGCGACACAATTCTGCTGGAAGCCAGTGACGGATTTGCCAAACAACAGCGCAACTCGCGACATTTCTTTCTGGTCAGCGAAGTTCAGGATTCCAGTCCGGTTCGTCACGAATATGCCTGGACCGCCCGCCTGTTGATGTTCAGTTTTGTACTGGCAGCGTCTGTTCTGACCCGGTGGCTGCCCGGCAGCACCGCTACCCTGCTGGCTGCCCTGCTGGCTGCCCTGCTGATGATTCTTTTTCGATGCACACGCGCCAGTGAAGCGCGACGATCGATTGACTGGAATGTGATCACAGTCATGGCAGCGGGCATCGGAATCGGAAACGCCATGGATGTCTGCGGCGCCGATGACTTTATCATACAGCAGCTCACTCTCGTGGTAGGTCAAAACCCATACATCATGCTCACGGCCGTGTTCGTCATCGCATCATTGCTGTCAAACATGATTACCGCCAAGGCGGCTGCCATTATAACACTCAATATTGCTCAGGCTGCCTCCGAGTCACTTGGCACCCAGTTTGCCCCCTTTGCGGTGACGGTGATCATGGGTTGTGCCGCATGTTTTGCCACTCCATTTGGCTATCAAACCAACATGATGGTCTACGGTCCGGGTGCTTATCGTTCCAGTGATTATCTGCGACTGGGCGTTCCGCTCACCATTCTGGTTGGTCTTGTCACTCTACTGATCGCGCCGGTGGTCTGGCCTTTCTGA
- a CDS encoding PDZ domain-containing protein, which produces MLLQLNSPDFATRESAQVQLRKLDEHQIALLADHAKTQPAAETAVRCVRALEYHFLSNNTTAARTAWEGLELLPGSERHLVREEALWVLSNHWEIRGKLTIKELRRLGVSVLLPEVAAAAQAVHARRRINQGKRPQNALPRILFNNQNSIPKSIQVFFTDRWQGDASTVRLLRRLPGIEAQKNPGFGAVAGAGRRRPGGRNQGAQPPVVVFLIDGNSLDRDSETWIKGIFGQRVQERGEVMLGITGSGVAAGTGCHIRSVVPFGSADAAGLMSGDVITAVADREIAGFDDLVSELRNFAAGNSVEVLVNRVTIGNAGRTNVSLSIPVRLRSWQDYVHAVETTASEPKSPVEPPDAANTVP; this is translated from the coding sequence GTGCTGTTGCAGTTGAATTCTCCTGACTTCGCAACACGGGAGTCAGCTCAGGTTCAACTTAGAAAACTCGATGAACATCAGATCGCGTTGCTGGCAGATCATGCAAAGACACAGCCGGCCGCCGAAACCGCCGTGCGTTGTGTGCGTGCTCTGGAGTATCATTTTTTAAGCAATAATACGACGGCCGCCAGGACCGCATGGGAGGGCCTTGAGTTATTGCCCGGTTCGGAGCGGCATCTGGTTCGTGAAGAAGCGCTCTGGGTGCTGTCAAACCACTGGGAGATCCGCGGAAAGCTGACAATAAAAGAACTGCGACGGCTCGGCGTTTCCGTTTTGCTTCCGGAGGTTGCTGCCGCAGCACAGGCTGTCCACGCTCGCCGTCGCATCAATCAGGGAAAACGACCGCAGAATGCGTTACCGAGAATATTGTTCAACAATCAGAACTCGATACCGAAAAGCATTCAGGTGTTTTTTACCGACAGATGGCAGGGCGATGCATCAACGGTGAGATTACTCCGACGTCTTCCGGGGATTGAAGCACAGAAAAATCCAGGTTTTGGTGCAGTTGCCGGTGCCGGTCGACGACGGCCGGGTGGCCGCAACCAGGGGGCTCAGCCACCGGTGGTGGTCTTTCTGATTGATGGAAACAGCCTCGATCGCGACTCAGAAACATGGATCAAAGGAATCTTCGGCCAGCGTGTGCAGGAACGCGGTGAGGTCATGCTGGGAATCACCGGAAGTGGTGTTGCTGCCGGTACGGGCTGTCATATTCGATCGGTCGTACCGTTTGGATCGGCTGACGCAGCAGGACTGATGAGTGGGGATGTGATCACCGCTGTGGCTGACCGCGAAATCGCAGGATTCGACGATCTTGTTAGTGAATTGCGCAATTTCGCAGCCGGCAACTCAGTCGAAGTCCTTGTCAACCGCGTAACCATCGGTAACGCGGGCAGAACAAATGTCTCACTCTCGATTCCCGTTCGACTGCGAAGTTGGCAGGACTATGTCCACGCGGTGGAAACCACGGCCAGCGAACCGAAATCGCCCGTCGAACCACCGGATGCTGCCAATACGGTGCCATGA
- a CDS encoding 5-formyltetrahydrofolate cyclo-ligase: MTFRDVRNLKKQIRRTALSRRDDQQHKDELSARIVGAFMSLPEYATASSVMFYIDVRSEVRTRQFLPDALHSGKTIVVPWCNDRGELELFRLAGLDELETGRYQIPEPRENLRNLPDKQVSLEEPDVIIVPGIGFDVRGGRVGSGRGYYDKLLKHVRTDTQIIALAFECQMLDEIPVAEHDVLMDKVITEDRIYPGQGR, from the coding sequence ATGACTTTCAGAGATGTCCGAAACCTCAAAAAGCAAATCCGTCGCACTGCCCTTTCCCGGCGGGACGATCAGCAGCACAAAGATGAACTGAGTGCCCGTATTGTGGGGGCATTCATGTCGCTGCCCGAATATGCCACCGCGTCCAGCGTCATGTTTTACATCGATGTCCGCAGTGAAGTACGTACGCGTCAGTTTCTTCCGGATGCGCTCCACAGCGGAAAGACGATCGTTGTGCCCTGGTGCAACGACCGCGGTGAGCTGGAGCTGTTCCGTCTGGCGGGTCTGGATGAGCTGGAAACCGGCAGGTACCAGATTCCGGAACCTCGTGAAAATCTTCGAAACCTTCCGGACAAACAGGTCAGTTTGGAAGAACCGGATGTGATCATCGTACCCGGAATCGGATTTGACGTCCGCGGCGGTCGAGTCGGATCCGGCAGGGGATATTATGACAAACTGCTGAAACATGTGAGGACAGACACACAAATCATCGCACTGGCGTTTGAGTGTCAGATGTTGGACGAAATACCGGTTGCCGAGCATGACGTCCTGATGGACAAAGTTATTACGGAAGACCGGATCTATCCGGGACAGGGACGCTGA
- a CDS encoding MMPL family transporter produces MADKSENTTGLTSRFIGRIVGLVARWPRFMIWPVLILGCAAAGLTVSELKLRTGRDALIDPADEFSQSWSQFTADFSSHGDLIVVVETKKPDKLKIRAALDQIANRLRNEPDYFRDILYRIDQREIRSKGLQFLTNRELQEAARRVDKFADAGDRDQWDNLHLASFSRRLRGGLRRAHEHGKPEAALLRNADRFVSSLDDFLSGTMQDVRYTSSTFPSPWQDFITVGIDHGAEDQGLAYLMTDEQNMGWLHAVVVPQEKDLDPGAASVLRLREICAEVETSYRDTGAPLKVSVTGIPALEHDELSRAGHDMILAALLAIIAVGGLLSFGFRNVRHPMLVLLTLVVALSCTFGVATLTVGHLNILSVCFASILIGLGVDFGVHFLSRYLHIRQTTHDVEEALKQTGRVSGGGIITSAMTTALAFGSASLTGYPGLAELGIITGSGILICVACTFLFLPALIAISDAGTNPVTLPGPIIGKLYRRIVAGIPLIVAGVSLLAVTGLGSKAIRWHHGEPKLQVNYDSNLMHLQDPDLPSVQAQRRLWQTADESLLYAIAVADSRQDAVRLSSRMEELPSVHHVSEVASWLRPAPDQTRQQRILNLRNRVAGLARRIPSFSPARPRTIGTELDALYHTLRVSRDPAAVAPAEKLDRFLNRFVTLNTKTQTAVLSAYQDLLAGSLMHQFQRIGRATSLDPVRPDDIPAEWRNRLYRRIDGKQRWLVKIYPARNIWNQADLTTFVQDIRTVDPEVTGAPVQNYESFLQLQSSWKAIAVYSLAIISLFLLFDFLRPGQKVLTLLIPMAISGFIGYTMQHRTGELNLNLLVTIYLSMVVFIALVVDVRNLRDTILALLPPLFGAVVMAGAMTILQVDFNPLNLIVLPLVLGIGVDDGIHIVHDYRHQVAGGSRNYSPSGETLTGVILTSLTSIIGFGSLVFVGHQGLVSVGIVMAIGVAGCLLVALVPLPAILTLLARHQPTVVTIPAAHKPTVPQPEPKIHATAEEQGGTAVSGDENRPMTRREKRRLARAA; encoded by the coding sequence GTGGCAGATAAATCTGAAAACACAACCGGCTTGACGTCCCGATTCATCGGGCGAATCGTTGGATTAGTGGCCCGATGGCCGCGATTCATGATTTGGCCGGTATTGATCCTCGGCTGTGCTGCCGCCGGTTTGACGGTTTCCGAACTGAAACTACGAACCGGTCGGGACGCACTGATTGATCCGGCGGACGAATTTTCACAGTCGTGGTCACAGTTCACGGCAGACTTTTCCAGTCACGGCGATCTGATCGTCGTGGTTGAAACCAAAAAACCCGACAAATTAAAGATCAGGGCGGCACTCGACCAAATTGCAAATCGACTCCGAAACGAACCGGATTACTTTCGAGATATACTGTACCGCATTGATCAACGTGAAATCCGCAGCAAGGGCCTGCAGTTTCTGACTAATCGCGAACTGCAGGAGGCTGCACGCCGCGTGGACAAATTTGCTGATGCCGGGGACCGTGATCAGTGGGATAATCTGCATCTTGCCTCTTTCAGTCGCCGACTTCGCGGCGGTCTGCGACGGGCTCATGAACACGGCAAACCGGAAGCCGCACTCCTGCGAAACGCTGATCGTTTTGTCTCCAGTCTGGATGATTTCCTTTCCGGAACCATGCAGGATGTTCGCTACACGTCATCCACATTCCCTTCACCATGGCAGGACTTCATAACGGTTGGTATTGATCACGGTGCGGAGGATCAGGGTCTCGCCTACCTGATGACTGACGAACAAAACATGGGCTGGCTGCATGCTGTGGTGGTTCCACAGGAAAAGGATCTGGATCCGGGTGCCGCCAGTGTTCTCCGTCTGCGGGAAATCTGTGCAGAGGTCGAAACCTCCTATCGGGACACCGGGGCTCCACTCAAAGTATCTGTAACCGGTATCCCCGCTCTGGAACACGACGAGTTGTCGCGAGCGGGTCATGACATGATCCTCGCGGCGTTACTTGCAATTATCGCCGTCGGGGGCCTGCTGTCGTTCGGATTTCGAAATGTACGCCATCCGATGCTGGTATTACTGACGCTTGTCGTGGCACTCAGTTGTACGTTTGGCGTGGCCACCCTTACGGTTGGTCACCTCAACATCCTGAGTGTGTGTTTTGCGTCGATCTTGATTGGACTGGGTGTCGACTTCGGTGTGCACTTTCTGTCGCGTTATCTTCATATTCGTCAAACCACTCATGATGTGGAAGAAGCCCTCAAGCAGACGGGACGGGTTTCCGGCGGTGGTATCATCACATCAGCGATGACCACCGCACTTGCCTTCGGAAGTGCGTCGCTGACCGGATATCCAGGACTCGCAGAACTCGGAATCATCACCGGAAGCGGCATTCTGATTTGTGTCGCGTGCACATTCCTGTTCCTGCCCGCATTGATAGCGATCTCTGACGCCGGAACCAACCCTGTGACTCTACCCGGTCCAATCATCGGTAAACTGTACCGACGTATTGTCGCCGGTATTCCACTGATCGTTGCGGGTGTCTCCCTGCTGGCTGTCACAGGACTGGGTTCCAAAGCTATTCGATGGCATCACGGTGAACCGAAGCTGCAGGTGAACTACGACTCTAACCTGATGCATCTTCAGGATCCTGACCTGCCCAGTGTTCAGGCTCAGCGAAGACTCTGGCAAACCGCAGACGAATCATTGCTGTATGCAATCGCCGTCGCTGATTCCCGGCAGGACGCAGTCAGGCTGAGCTCACGGATGGAGGAACTTCCTTCGGTTCATCACGTCAGTGAAGTCGCCAGCTGGCTTCGGCCGGCCCCGGATCAGACGAGACAGCAGCGGATTTTGAATCTGCGCAATCGCGTGGCCGGTCTGGCACGTCGCATCCCCTCATTTTCACCCGCCCGACCCCGCACAATCGGCACGGAACTTGACGCTCTGTACCACACACTGCGAGTCTCCCGAGATCCGGCCGCGGTCGCACCTGCCGAAAAACTCGACCGTTTTCTAAACCGATTCGTAACACTGAATACAAAAACACAAACCGCCGTTCTGAGTGCCTATCAGGATCTGCTGGCAGGTTCGCTGATGCACCAGTTCCAAAGGATCGGTCGCGCTACCAGTCTGGATCCCGTGCGGCCCGATGACATTCCTGCCGAATGGAGAAATCGGCTGTACCGCAGAATCGACGGAAAGCAGCGATGGCTGGTCAAAATCTACCCGGCAAGGAACATCTGGAACCAGGCTGACCTGACAACATTCGTCCAGGACATTCGTACGGTCGATCCTGAAGTAACCGGGGCACCAGTGCAGAACTACGAATCGTTTTTACAGCTGCAATCCTCGTGGAAGGCGATTGCTGTTTATTCTCTGGCAATTATCAGCCTGTTCCTGCTGTTTGATTTTCTGCGTCCAGGTCAGAAAGTGCTGACACTGCTGATTCCAATGGCAATCAGCGGGTTCATCGGTTACACGATGCAGCATCGAACCGGCGAACTGAATCTCAACCTGTTAGTGACGATCTACCTGTCGATGGTCGTGTTTATCGCACTGGTTGTCGACGTCCGGAACCTACGAGACACAATCCTCGCACTGCTGCCTCCCCTGTTTGGCGCGGTCGTAATGGCAGGGGCAATGACGATCCTGCAAGTGGACTTCAACCCGCTGAATTTGATCGTGCTGCCGCTGGTGCTGGGAATCGGTGTCGATGACGGCATCCATATTGTACATGACTACCGACATCAGGTGGCCGGTGGATCAAGGAACTATTCTCCGTCCGGAGAAACGCTCACCGGAGTGATCCTCACGTCACTGACTTCAATCATCGGTTTTGGCAGTCTCGTGTTTGTCGGCCATCAGGGACTTGTAAGTGTGGGAATTGTGATGGCAATTGGAGTCGCCGGTTGTCTGTTGGTCGCCCTGGTTCCACTTCCCGCAATCCTTACGCTGCTGGCACGACACCAGCCGACGGTCGTTACGATCCCGGCAGCACATAAGCCCACAGTCCCCCAACCCGAGCCAAAGATTCACGCAACCGCTGAGGAACAGGGAGGCACCGCTGTTTCGGGCGATGAAAACCGTCCTATGACTCGACGTGAAAAACGACGTCTGGCGCGAGCCGCATAA
- a CDS encoding VWA domain-containing protein: MSATHADPNSGARDTGSDAGWLNDVPAWGLSLLVHGLLALGLGSVSMVIVAESRLDLTSTVPAEEPLIPEYVIDTEITQVIGTNSPMKIPGASLAIAQTSGLESHPDQMRYIEEEISPALPMVATLPVPSEAELLEPVDLMGTTEHPGGTEGAIDRITWEIAASLRERKTIAVWLFDESLSLSKRRSVIADRFEAIYEQLGQLNVNVDENLTSGIVGFGADVHMLQGTPIRAGNELIETIRSIKSDQTGQEFVFTAVDRALRTFLKHKKEQRANLMFILVTDERGDDFGELEQIIRKCARSGTRVYCIGNSAVFGREKGFVRYTWESNGDRFVEDLPVDQGPETAMVESLQVPFWTGSPRNLARMSSGFGPYALTRLCAETGGIYFIADQTTGPRFDPSVMRQYAPDYRPQREYEKQLSSNRAKAALIEAAGSSIPEDSVSQPQRRFLATTDAVLKQQITEAQKPLARLDYYLKQLHQILERGESDRHRLDTDRWRASYDLAMGRVLAMRVRAFGYNSMLAQMKSNPRSFRQQGSNQWILTPSESSDAGARVKNLHNSAAEYLSRVIDEHPSTPWAWLARAELEQPLGWNWNEATVQVTPTRPGNNNNRPQFAPEDSQRRRQQRERDQRREDTRPKL; this comes from the coding sequence GTGAGCGCAACACACGCTGATCCCAATTCCGGAGCCCGCGACACCGGCAGCGATGCCGGGTGGCTCAACGATGTACCGGCATGGGGGCTTAGTCTGCTGGTTCATGGCCTGCTGGCCCTGGGCCTGGGCAGCGTGAGTATGGTCATTGTGGCCGAATCCCGTCTGGACTTGACGTCGACCGTTCCTGCTGAAGAACCATTGATCCCTGAGTATGTGATTGACACGGAAATTACCCAGGTCATCGGTACCAACAGCCCCATGAAGATACCCGGAGCTTCGCTGGCGATTGCTCAGACTTCCGGTCTGGAATCCCATCCCGATCAGATGCGGTACATTGAAGAGGAAATTAGCCCCGCTCTGCCAATGGTGGCGACTCTTCCCGTTCCCAGCGAAGCTGAACTGCTGGAGCCCGTTGATCTGATGGGAACGACGGAACATCCTGGTGGAACCGAGGGTGCGATCGATCGTATTACCTGGGAAATTGCAGCTTCATTACGTGAGCGCAAAACCATCGCAGTCTGGCTGTTTGACGAATCATTGTCGCTCAGTAAACGTCGATCCGTCATCGCCGACCGATTTGAAGCAATTTACGAACAGCTTGGTCAGCTGAATGTCAACGTCGACGAAAATTTGACATCCGGAATCGTCGGTTTTGGCGCAGACGTTCACATGCTTCAGGGAACTCCGATTCGTGCCGGCAACGAGCTGATCGAAACGATCCGCAGTATCAAAAGTGACCAAACCGGTCAGGAATTCGTGTTCACTGCAGTGGACCGGGCGCTGCGAACGTTTTTGAAACACAAAAAGGAACAACGTGCCAATCTGATGTTCATCCTGGTCACTGACGAACGCGGAGACGATTTCGGCGAACTGGAACAAATCATCCGCAAATGTGCCAGAAGCGGTACCCGTGTTTACTGCATCGGAAACTCGGCCGTTTTCGGTCGTGAAAAGGGATTCGTTCGCTACACGTGGGAATCCAACGGCGACCGGTTTGTCGAAGACCTCCCGGTCGACCAGGGCCCCGAAACGGCAATGGTCGAATCACTGCAGGTGCCGTTCTGGACAGGCAGCCCACGGAATCTTGCCCGCATGTCTTCCGGATTCGGCCCCTACGCCCTGACCCGTCTGTGTGCGGAAACCGGCGGCATATATTTTATCGCCGATCAGACCACCGGACCTCGCTTTGACCCGTCAGTCATGCGGCAATACGCCCCGGACTATCGGCCGCAGCGTGAATATGAAAAACAATTGTCATCTAACAGGGCAAAAGCGGCGCTGATTGAAGCTGCCGGCAGCAGCATCCCTGAAGATTCTGTTTCCCAGCCGCAGCGACGCTTTCTGGCCACAACTGACGCCGTGCTCAAACAGCAGATCACCGAAGCACAGAAACCGCTGGCAAGGCTCGACTATTATCTTAAACAGCTGCATCAAATTCTGGAGCGCGGTGAAAGCGACCGTCACAGGCTCGATACAGATCGCTGGAGAGCCAGTTACGACCTCGCAATGGGACGAGTACTGGCGATGCGTGTTCGGGCATTTGGCTACAATTCAATGCTTGCCCAGATGAAATCCAACCCCCGATCCTTCCGACAACAAGGTTCCAATCAGTGGATTCTGACTCCGTCCGAATCCAGTGATGCCGGCGCCCGAGTCAAAAACCTGCACAATTCTGCCGCCGAATATCTTAGTCGGGTCATAGATGAACACCCGTCGACCCCCTGGGCCTGGCTGGCCAGAGCCGAACTTGAACAACCGCTTGGCTGGAACTGGAATGAAGCAACGGTGCAGGTGACCCCAACTCGACCAGGCAACAACAACAATCGACCTCAATTTGCTCCTGAGGACAGTCAGCGCCGCCGCCAGCAGCGGGAACGTGATCAGCGACGAGAGGACACACGGCCAAAACTTTAA